One stretch of Brevibacillus laterosporus DNA includes these proteins:
- a CDS encoding N-acetylmuramoyl-L-alanine amidase, with amino-acid sequence MEKPILIIDAGHGGADPGASGNHMQEKDLTLQIGLYQLQRCRELNLPVAITRTTDTTLTPSQRTTLVKQSGATYCISNHINAGGGEGVEAIHSIFTSNKLANALAQAVAAEGQRFRRVYTRVGSDGRDYYFMHRETGAVETIIMEYGFIDHVGDAQKLTNNWKRYAEAVLKAFSSHIGHPYSPALEEPIDDFQMAVDALVQAKIITSPDYWKQNAGPNGTVLGDYAAQLIKNMANHLKAGA; translated from the coding sequence ATGGAAAAACCGATTTTAATCATTGATGCAGGACACGGAGGAGCTGATCCTGGAGCAAGTGGAAATCATATGCAGGAAAAGGATTTGACGTTGCAAATTGGTTTGTACCAGTTGCAAAGATGTAGGGAATTAAATCTTCCTGTTGCTATCACCCGCACTACAGATACCACACTCACCCCGTCACAGCGTACTACCCTCGTCAAACAAAGCGGAGCCACATACTGTATTTCCAACCACATCAATGCAGGCGGTGGGGAAGGTGTAGAAGCCATTCACTCTATCTTTACTTCCAACAAACTAGCAAACGCCTTAGCTCAAGCAGTAGCTGCCGAGGGGCAAAGATTCCGTAGAGTATATACACGAGTAGGTTCAGATGGTCGGGATTATTATTTCATGCATCGCGAAACAGGTGCAGTAGAAACGATTATTATGGAATATGGGTTTATTGACCATGTGGGGGATGCACAAAAACTAACAAACAATTGGAAACGATATGCAGAAGCAGTGCTCAAGGCCTTTTCCAGTCATATCGGTCATCCGTATTCTCCTGCTTTAGAAGAGCCTATTGACGATTTTCAAATGGCTGTGGATGCTCTTGTGCAGGCAAAAATCATAACTTCTCCCGACTATTGGAAACAAAATGCTGGCCCTAATGGAACTGTGCTTGGTGATTACGCTGCCCAGCTCATTAAAAACATGGCAAATCACCTGAAAGCTGGTGCCTGA
- a CDS encoding bacteriocin uviB, with protein MEESVMNSLLQQGPFAALFVWLLFSTKKEGRDRETRLVKQAQTREAKLMEHNERMVIQLERNTSTLQQIERSLSGLEMELQELKEKVE; from the coding sequence ATGGAAGAGAGCGTAATGAACTCATTGCTCCAACAAGGTCCGTTTGCTGCTCTGTTTGTCTGGCTGTTATTCTCTACCAAAAAAGAGGGGAGAGACCGCGAGACGAGGTTGGTCAAACAAGCACAGACACGCGAAGCCAAACTCATGGAACATAACGAACGCATGGTCATTCAACTGGAGCGAAATACTTCAACCCTTCAGCAGATTGAACGAAGCCTATCTGGTTTGGAAATGGAACTGCAAGAATTAAAAGAAAAGGTAGAATAA
- a CDS encoding DUF2313 domain-containing protein, translating to MTMIPEKYRAVLPPYWYENQVAVHHFEAGEAERDYQQTRKLDVERQTMITTVTWGLPYWEYMFQVIPKQGDSYETRRARVMAKYRERLPFTPALAGSITRLFIKEQAADQVLIEENPDTGYFYISVPLWSIYDVASWVHDIHKRKRVPHVFMPQLAVSNEIAITEIIKINRRRYHKVSEFRVGMTPIKYQDEVII from the coding sequence ATGACTATGATTCCAGAGAAATATCGAGCTGTGTTGCCGCCCTATTGGTATGAGAATCAGGTAGCGGTGCATCATTTTGAAGCAGGAGAAGCTGAGAGGGATTATCAACAAACCCGCAAGCTAGATGTGGAACGGCAAACGATGATCACAACAGTTACATGGGGACTACCATATTGGGAGTATATGTTCCAAGTTATTCCCAAGCAAGGTGATTCCTATGAGACGCGACGCGCACGTGTGATGGCGAAGTATCGGGAGCGGTTACCCTTTACACCAGCGCTGGCAGGTAGTATTACCAGACTTTTTATCAAAGAACAGGCAGCGGACCAAGTTCTCATAGAGGAAAACCCAGATACAGGCTATTTCTATATCTCGGTTCCTCTGTGGTCGATTTATGACGTAGCCTCTTGGGTGCATGATATTCATAAGCGAAAGCGGGTTCCGCATGTGTTCATGCCGCAGTTGGCAGTGTCAAATGAGATTGCGATTACTGAAATTATCAAAATCAATCGGAGACGTTATCACAAGGTTAGCGAATTTCGAGTCGGCATGACTCCTATTAAATATCAGGATGAGGTGATTATTTGA